A stretch of the Puniceicoccaceae bacterium genome encodes the following:
- a CDS encoding FKBP-type peptidyl-prolyl cis-trans isomerase, which produces MKVLSGISFFFSLLLLLVSSVSASESNRIEGERFLEENAKKEGVITTESGLQYRILVEGDGPRPGPHDRVEVYYQGYLLDGTIFDETEIIRPPAIFEVDKLIDGWSEALQLMPVGSIWEVFIPSHLAYGERASARIPAHSTLHFEVELVSILR; this is translated from the coding sequence ATGAAGGTTTTGTCAGGCATTTCGTTCTTTTTTTCATTACTCCTGCTGCTTGTATCCAGCGTCAGTGCAAGCGAATCCAATCGTATCGAGGGAGAGCGCTTCCTCGAGGAAAACGCCAAAAAAGAAGGTGTCATTACCACTGAAAGCGGGTTGCAGTACCGCATACTTGTTGAGGGGGATGGTCCACGACCCGGACCCCATGACCGCGTTGAGGTTTATTATCAGGGATATCTGCTCGATGGCACCATCTTCGATGAAACCGAAATCATTCGCCCACCCGCAATTTTTGAGGTGGACAAACTGATTGATGGCTGGAGTGAGGCCCTGCAATTGATGCCGGTCGGATCCATCTGGGAGGTCTTTATCCCATCGCATCTCGCTTATGGTGAACGTGCATCAGCGCGCATCCCCGCTCATTCGACCCTTCACTTTGAGGTGGAGCTGGTCAGCATCCTGCGCTGA
- the tsaD gene encoding tRNA (adenosine(37)-N6)-threonylcarbamoyltransferase complex transferase subunit TsaD has protein sequence MRHSTNPVEHAAMILGVESSCDESAVACFCPTAGLSHEYICSQLELHASYGGVVPDLASREHLENFFPLLERLRNELDFQQVQQIAVTRGPGLAACLAMGITLAKALALSLDLPLVGVNHLQGHAYSPFIPLHAADPSSFRVQLHSLLPHLGLIVSGGNTLLIRIDTSLRISILAETVDDAAGEAIDKGAKLLGLAYPGGPVIEKLARSGGPAGLEFPVSFPNPKDLRFSFSGLKTSLRYTLEKMDDATVEQELPNLCYAYQGAVVHQLIRKTRHVLSSGDWKSIGLSGGVSNNGLLRNHFEALGRKHKVPVLMAERKHTGDNASMIAFAAWMQPDYNLPDSREQSLTFDPSLRVDAAPTEHGSAVAK, from the coding sequence TTGCGCCATTCAACGAATCCGGTTGAACATGCAGCCATGATACTGGGAGTTGAGAGTTCCTGTGATGAATCCGCAGTTGCCTGTTTTTGTCCGACTGCGGGCCTCAGCCACGAGTACATCTGCAGCCAACTGGAGCTTCATGCCAGCTACGGTGGAGTCGTGCCTGACCTCGCAAGCCGCGAACACCTGGAAAACTTTTTCCCCTTGCTGGAACGACTGCGAAACGAACTGGACTTTCAACAAGTGCAGCAGATCGCCGTCACCCGGGGACCCGGCCTTGCCGCCTGCCTCGCCATGGGAATCACACTCGCCAAAGCGCTCGCCTTGAGTCTCGACTTACCCCTCGTGGGAGTCAACCACCTGCAGGGCCATGCCTATTCGCCCTTTATTCCCCTGCACGCAGCAGACCCGTCTTCCTTTCGCGTGCAGCTCCACTCCCTTCTTCCACACTTGGGTTTGATCGTATCTGGAGGAAATACCCTGCTCATTCGAATCGATACCAGTCTCCGGATCTCAATTCTTGCAGAAACCGTCGATGACGCTGCAGGAGAAGCCATCGACAAGGGAGCCAAATTGCTCGGCCTCGCCTACCCGGGTGGACCCGTCATCGAAAAACTCGCACGCAGTGGCGGACCAGCCGGACTCGAGTTTCCCGTTTCCTTCCCCAATCCCAAGGACTTGCGCTTCAGTTTTTCCGGCCTGAAAACCAGCCTGCGCTACACACTCGAAAAAATGGATGACGCCACTGTCGAGCAGGAACTCCCCAACCTCTGCTACGCCTACCAGGGCGCAGTGGTGCATCAACTTATTCGCAAGACTCGCCACGTGTTAAGTTCAGGAGACTGGAAATCCATCGGCTTGTCCGGTGGAGTGTCCAACAATGGTCTGCTGCGAAACCATTTTGAAGCGCTGGGTCGCAAGCACAAGGTTCCGGTACTCATGGCGGAACGCAAACATACGGGTGACAATGCGTCCATGATCGCCTTTGCCGCATGGATGCAGCCGGACTACAACCTTCCCGACAGCAGGGAACAATCACTCACGTTTGACCCCTCACTGCGAGTCGATGCCGCACCCACCGAACATGGATCTGCTGTTGCAAAGTAG
- a CDS encoding S41 family peptidase, translated as MKPRLKHSTPWILAICWMIIGLQSVWILYHRKPEVLEAVGIESAVHHILSRTGLVARDPFWALSRDEDRTQLKQALQSVDQYSTYLSEDQFESFSIDSRQEYEGIGVSLMSNPQGAEVRDVFEGSPAERFGMHRGDVITRINDLDVRGWNFSRVVHQIRGTAGTELKLQVLRDQQIIDLVLQRSAIDIPSIRGVHRTEDGVLYLKIDQFGEKTDDEFYEALRAHSTPALQGIVIDLRNNMGGVMQSSIDMLDAFYDRGELMLQTRSTEGDRERTYHARRPRMIHNTPVVILVNRNSASASEILAGSLQVTGKATIVGETTLGKGSIQTVYRMRRGDAYKKTSSYYFFPDGSTIHEVGIQPDVRIPLSDNDYTTQRMRERQGIAPYAAEGDPYWSAALRSLQRSS; from the coding sequence TTGAAACCACGACTGAAACACAGCACCCCCTGGATTCTGGCCATCTGCTGGATGATTATCGGCTTGCAGTCGGTGTGGATCCTCTACCATCGAAAACCCGAAGTGCTCGAGGCCGTCGGTATCGAGTCGGCGGTTCATCACATTTTATCCCGCACAGGTCTCGTAGCTCGCGATCCTTTCTGGGCCTTGAGTCGCGACGAAGACCGAACCCAGCTGAAACAGGCCCTCCAGTCCGTTGATCAGTATTCCACCTATCTGTCCGAGGACCAGTTCGAATCATTTTCCATCGATTCCCGTCAGGAGTATGAAGGCATCGGAGTGTCCTTGATGAGCAATCCACAGGGTGCCGAAGTTCGCGATGTGTTTGAGGGGAGTCCCGCAGAACGATTCGGCATGCATCGAGGCGATGTCATCACCCGAATCAATGATCTCGACGTGCGTGGCTGGAATTTCTCCCGTGTCGTGCACCAGATCCGCGGCACCGCAGGCACTGAACTCAAGCTTCAGGTGCTGCGGGATCAACAAATCATCGACCTGGTGCTGCAGCGCAGTGCAATTGACATCCCAAGTATACGCGGAGTACACCGTACCGAAGATGGAGTGCTTTACCTGAAGATCGACCAATTCGGTGAAAAAACCGATGACGAATTTTACGAAGCTCTCCGTGCCCATTCCACACCAGCGCTGCAGGGTATCGTCATCGACCTGCGCAACAACATGGGAGGCGTTATGCAAAGCTCCATTGACATGCTCGATGCCTTCTATGATCGCGGGGAACTCATGCTGCAAACCCGAAGCACCGAGGGTGACCGTGAACGCACCTACCACGCGCGGCGACCCCGGATGATCCACAACACACCCGTTGTCATTCTCGTCAATCGAAACTCCGCCAGTGCATCCGAGATTCTCGCTGGTTCCCTGCAGGTCACAGGAAAGGCTACCATCGTAGGAGAAACCACCTTGGGTAAGGGATCGATCCAGACCGTTTACCGCATGCGCCGGGGCGATGCCTACAAAAAGACTTCCAGCTACTACTTTTTTCCCGACGGTTCCACCATCCATGAAGTGGGTATTCAGCCCGATGTCAGGATCCCGTTGAGCGACAACGACTACACTACTCAGCGTATGCGGGAACGCCAGGGGATCGCACCCTATGCGGCGGAGGGTGATCCTTATTGGAGCGCAGCCCTGCGCTCACTCCAGCGTTCCTCCTGA
- a CDS encoding heavy metal translocating P-type ATPase metal-binding domain-containing protein, which translates to MSKTEKTCLHCGAPFQGSSDFCCRGCEYVHHLIVEEGFDRYYELKDKNLQPVGTTAFVQRDDRELVEKWRQREEVAPGVLQQDFELKGISCVGCVWLIEKVFSRYDGAVGIEIDPQHGRVSIEAAREFELAAFAGEIQRFGYTLREWSGARGQESEGQTAGGKIGVCAFLALNAMAFTLPFYLGMSQDDALAPLLRFGIVVLASFSVLLGGSFFFRRALASLRMGMLHIDLPIALGIAVAYAGSLVGWMTRDPDLFYFDFIAIFIVLMLVGRWFQERVTERNVHQGYEAHPSEQFVEQLEGSGERVGRLNVRDLQRGMGYILPAGAWVPVQSRLESSELLLSLESINGESDPRVYTKGDVIPAGAMILSRGEAAVMHAQEDWSQSLLKRLFEIQSGGRRESSLMERILKVYILVVIALAGLGLVVWGLGIGDWRTGFQVTVSILVVSCPCAIGLAYPRINDQCARWLRTRGVYVRLHSLWGRLKQVRQLCFDKTGTLTLETLELLNPEDLKTLSDGQFQALFALVDRNLHPVGRSLKEHLLTQKPSLLRSSEPREAVEETVGFGVKTRWMGRVYELRKSSDPCRAGMSDFMEQGECIASFAFRDSVRRDVESCVQWFEQNGLSVSIISGDSADRVRQLADSLGLPTERAVGGMDPVAKARWIDEREPETVMMVGDGANDALAFERAGCRATPVIGRGILENHSDFFFLGQGIQGVVDVFRLASLRQRTLHQVLSLTLSYNAIVVVIAMLGWMNPLLAAILMPLSSIVTVSWASLCLASGRLNRMLTQL; encoded by the coding sequence ATGTCGAAAACCGAAAAAACCTGTCTACACTGTGGTGCTCCCTTTCAGGGGAGTTCTGATTTTTGCTGCCGAGGCTGCGAATATGTGCACCACCTCATTGTGGAGGAGGGCTTTGATCGCTACTATGAGTTGAAGGATAAAAACCTGCAGCCTGTGGGCACGACAGCTTTTGTGCAGCGCGATGACCGTGAGTTGGTTGAGAAGTGGCGGCAGCGAGAAGAGGTGGCACCTGGAGTCCTTCAGCAGGATTTTGAACTCAAGGGAATTTCCTGTGTGGGCTGTGTCTGGCTGATTGAGAAAGTCTTTTCCAGATATGACGGAGCAGTGGGGATCGAGATCGATCCGCAGCACGGCCGTGTTTCGATCGAGGCAGCGCGGGAGTTTGAGCTTGCGGCATTTGCGGGGGAGATCCAGCGATTTGGTTACACCCTAAGGGAATGGTCGGGAGCACGAGGGCAAGAGTCGGAAGGACAGACTGCCGGGGGCAAGATTGGGGTTTGTGCGTTCCTTGCACTGAATGCAATGGCATTCACCCTACCATTTTACCTGGGAATGTCGCAGGACGATGCACTGGCTCCGTTGCTGCGGTTTGGGATTGTTGTGCTGGCATCCTTCAGTGTGCTGCTGGGAGGTTCCTTCTTTTTTCGACGTGCGCTGGCCTCGCTGCGCATGGGAATGTTGCACATCGACCTTCCGATTGCGCTTGGAATCGCAGTGGCCTACGCGGGATCTCTGGTGGGTTGGATGACGCGGGATCCCGATCTGTTTTATTTTGATTTCATTGCCATCTTCATTGTTCTGATGCTGGTCGGGCGTTGGTTCCAGGAACGGGTGACCGAGCGAAACGTGCACCAGGGGTACGAGGCGCATCCCTCAGAGCAGTTTGTGGAACAACTGGAGGGTAGCGGTGAACGAGTCGGAAGGTTGAATGTCAGGGATTTGCAGCGCGGCATGGGGTATATTCTACCGGCAGGGGCATGGGTGCCCGTACAGTCGCGACTCGAATCCAGTGAATTGTTACTCAGCCTCGAGTCCATCAATGGCGAGTCCGACCCTCGGGTCTACACAAAAGGTGACGTCATCCCGGCAGGAGCCATGATCCTTTCGAGAGGAGAGGCAGCGGTGATGCACGCCCAGGAGGATTGGTCCCAATCCTTGCTCAAGCGACTCTTTGAAATCCAGTCGGGAGGTCGTCGGGAAAGTTCGCTGATGGAACGGATTCTGAAGGTTTACATCCTGGTGGTGATTGCGTTGGCAGGACTGGGCCTGGTCGTGTGGGGATTGGGCATTGGGGACTGGCGAACGGGATTCCAGGTCACCGTGTCCATCCTGGTCGTTTCATGCCCCTGCGCCATTGGATTGGCCTATCCACGAATCAATGACCAATGTGCAAGATGGCTGAGGACGCGAGGGGTTTACGTACGCCTCCACAGTCTTTGGGGCAGGTTAAAGCAAGTGCGGCAATTGTGTTTCGACAAGACCGGAACACTCACGCTGGAAACTCTTGAACTGCTCAATCCCGAAGATTTGAAAACGCTCTCAGATGGCCAGTTTCAGGCGTTGTTTGCGTTGGTGGACCGTAACCTTCACCCGGTGGGTCGTTCGCTGAAAGAACATTTGCTGACACAGAAACCCTCGCTGTTGCGCTCGAGTGAGCCGAGAGAAGCGGTTGAGGAAACCGTGGGTTTTGGGGTGAAGACACGATGGATGGGTCGGGTGTATGAACTGCGGAAAAGCAGTGACCCATGCCGCGCTGGGATGAGTGATTTTATGGAGCAAGGAGAATGCATCGCATCCTTCGCATTCAGGGATTCGGTTCGTCGTGACGTGGAGTCCTGTGTGCAGTGGTTTGAACAAAACGGGTTGTCGGTCAGCATCATCAGTGGAGACAGCGCGGATCGAGTGCGGCAACTTGCGGATTCCCTGGGATTACCGACGGAGCGTGCTGTGGGTGGGATGGATCCTGTCGCCAAGGCTCGATGGATCGATGAGCGGGAACCGGAAACCGTCATGATGGTGGGTGATGGTGCCAACGATGCGCTTGCCTTTGAGCGTGCGGGATGCCGGGCGACTCCGGTGATCGGTCGGGGCATTCTGGAGAATCACTCGGATTTTTTCTTTTTGGGGCAGGGAATCCAGGGTGTGGTGGATGTTTTTCGCCTGGCCTCCCTGAGGCAGCGCACGCTGCATCAGGTGCTGTCCCTCACCTTGAGTTACAATGCAATTGTCGTGGTCATTGCGATGCTGGGGTGGATGAATCCGCTATTGGCGGCGATTCTGATGCCGTTGAGTTCCATTGTAACGGTCAGTTGGGCATCGCTTTGTCTGGCGAGCGGGCGACTCAATCGCATGCTGACCCAGCTCTGA
- a CDS encoding putative metalloprotease CJM1_0395 family protein: MIKGKAAPFFLPKQENVSGLTDPDASAPTSSSRELSEEQRRMLQELRLRDATVRKEEEAHARLLGRHAGAIRYEYQVGPDGRPYVINGSVEVNPKFNSTKPEDIRKVLQTIQRAAVSVSNPSQADLNVAASAASRVSILSQRTAMETYRNGIEAQSSASIPADKFSSNQLEVQA; this comes from the coding sequence ATGATCAAAGGAAAAGCCGCTCCCTTTTTTTTGCCCAAGCAGGAAAACGTGAGTGGGTTGACCGATCCTGACGCCTCTGCACCCACTTCATCCTCCCGGGAACTCAGCGAAGAACAGCGCCGGATGCTTCAGGAGCTTCGCCTGCGCGATGCAACCGTTCGCAAGGAAGAAGAAGCTCACGCACGCCTGCTGGGCCGTCACGCCGGTGCCATTCGCTATGAGTACCAAGTCGGCCCGGATGGTCGTCCCTACGTGATTAACGGAAGCGTTGAGGTGAATCCCAAGTTCAATTCCACCAAGCCGGAGGACATTCGCAAGGTGCTGCAGACCATCCAACGGGCTGCGGTTTCGGTATCGAACCCCTCCCAGGCCGATCTCAACGTCGCGGCGAGCGCCGCATCGCGGGTTTCGATCCTGAGCCAGCGCACGGCAATGGAAACCTACCGAAACGGGATTGAGGCGCAGTCATCCGCATCCATTCCCGCTGACAAATTTTCCAGCAACCAGCTCGAAGTACAGGCCTGA
- a CDS encoding transglutaminase-like domain-containing protein: MDDPSPVVQEQLFQYFSGNEAESVEFLQELAKHRRGLVAYHARQFLERMGVENTIEAFRFFIRSFNYELETGSWLLDRTIHPRLNIAQSSEMLDEMGVRALDLFVEPCSIKEKCRVINRVMFHEFGFAGDLEEYKKPESSMVSQVLKTRRGIPLSLSIIYILVAMRCGVDLRPIAVPGRFMVGCFSEEKPFFIDVFENGRFLTVADVLIFLETNRITYNEGSLSPVPVGEVLCRSCKNLHNQFLAAEDNKRADLFAEFIDEFENAYKRAQRTS, translated from the coding sequence ATGGATGACCCTTCACCGGTCGTTCAGGAGCAGCTTTTCCAGTATTTTTCGGGAAACGAGGCAGAATCGGTGGAATTTCTGCAGGAATTGGCCAAACACCGACGCGGACTCGTTGCCTATCACGCACGGCAGTTTCTCGAGCGCATGGGCGTCGAGAATACCATTGAGGCTTTTCGATTTTTCATTCGCTCCTTCAACTATGAACTGGAGACGGGCAGCTGGTTGCTGGACCGCACAATCCATCCCCGGCTAAACATCGCACAGTCGAGTGAAATGCTCGATGAAATGGGAGTGCGCGCACTTGATCTGTTTGTCGAGCCTTGTTCGATCAAGGAAAAATGCCGGGTGATCAACCGGGTGATGTTTCATGAGTTCGGGTTTGCGGGGGATCTTGAAGAATACAAGAAGCCGGAGAGCAGCATGGTGAGCCAGGTTCTGAAAACTCGGAGGGGCATTCCGCTTTCACTTTCGATCATTTACATTCTGGTGGCAATGCGCTGTGGCGTGGATCTGCGTCCCATCGCGGTGCCCGGCAGGTTCATGGTGGGCTGTTTTTCCGAAGAAAAACCCTTTTTTATCGATGTTTTTGAGAACGGACGTTTTCTCACGGTTGCGGATGTGTTGATTTTTCTGGAGACTAACCGCATCACCTACAACGAAGGATCACTCTCTCCCGTTCCCGTCGGGGAAGTGCTGTGTCGCAGCTGCAAGAATCTGCACAATCAGTTCCTTGCGGCAGAGGACAACAAACGCGCCGACCTCTTTGCGGAATTCATTGACGAATTCGAAAATGCGTACAAGCGTGCTCAGCGAACTTCGTAA
- the aroE gene encoding shikimate dehydrogenase, with protein sequence MLQIDGLRSFNVPGTHLAVVGYPIAHSISPIFQNAALQTMARQYADLADWTYHKIEAPVEELQQVIELTTSRGFRGLNLTLPHKVEVLPYLDRIDPVAKKMGAVNTLSFDSAGVTGYNTDGDGISRAIRHALEIGVEGRAVVVLGAGGASRAACVRFLEEGCSELWVGNRSLPRLESMLDHLRREYPGRAIHGFQSGLELPEPSEDALLVQATSLGLKPDDPLPADDQLLSRVAYVYDMVYGRKPTPLVRAALRLGKPASDGLPMLLYQGARSLEIWTGLPVPVEAMAKAVARHHGKLDNVSVAERKATP encoded by the coding sequence ATGCTCCAGATTGACGGACTTCGGTCCTTTAACGTGCCCGGCACCCACCTTGCGGTTGTGGGTTATCCCATAGCGCACTCGATCAGTCCGATTTTTCAGAATGCTGCGCTGCAAACGATGGCGCGGCAATACGCTGATCTGGCAGACTGGACCTATCACAAGATTGAGGCACCAGTGGAAGAACTTCAGCAGGTCATAGAATTGACAACATCCCGTGGCTTTCGGGGACTCAACCTTACCCTGCCCCACAAGGTTGAAGTGCTGCCATATCTGGATCGCATTGATCCTGTTGCGAAAAAAATGGGCGCGGTCAATACGCTCAGTTTTGATTCCGCTGGGGTGACGGGTTACAATACGGACGGTGATGGCATTTCGCGGGCAATTCGCCATGCGCTGGAGATCGGAGTTGAAGGCAGAGCGGTTGTGGTTCTCGGAGCTGGTGGAGCAAGCCGTGCTGCCTGTGTTCGCTTCCTTGAGGAAGGCTGTAGTGAACTGTGGGTTGGAAATCGGAGCCTACCGCGCCTTGAGTCCATGTTGGATCACTTGCGGCGTGAGTACCCGGGTCGTGCGATTCACGGTTTCCAATCCGGCTTGGAACTGCCGGAACCCAGTGAGGATGCACTGCTGGTGCAAGCGACTTCCCTCGGGTTAAAACCGGACGACCCTTTGCCTGCGGATGATCAGCTGTTATCCCGTGTTGCTTACGTGTATGACATGGTCTATGGGAGAAAGCCTACTCCACTGGTGCGTGCCGCACTTCGCCTCGGCAAACCGGCGAGTGATGGACTGCCCATGTTGCTGTATCAAGGTGCGCGCTCGCTGGAGATCTGGACTGGGTTGCCTGTGCCAGTGGAAGCGATGGCCAAAGCTGTCGCCCGGCATCATGGGAAGCTTGACAATGTGAGTGTTGCTGAGCGAAAGGCGACACCGTAG
- a CDS encoding prepilin peptidase yields the protein METIAILETTAPWVMPVGVFILGACIGSFLNVCIVRIPAGESLWWPPSHAADGRRLSWWENVPILAWFYLRGRDRVTGEPYSFRYPFVELLTAVLFGVCWWMHSPLVALAGMILLSLLIVGSFIDLDHMILPDGVTIVGMIVGVLLSFWIPEMHLPKGQSPYLSDGFASGVISMISVLIGAGLVFWVGELGEVAFRKPAMGLGDVKLVGCIGAFCGWQGAVFSLFGGAVIGCVILLPLLLLMRRSQGKPGLRQNEDLQKETAGGNSGETTDATLAQGLGMEVPFGPMLALGGAVYFLGADAWVDPYFAMLAEMVFGR from the coding sequence ATGGAAACCATTGCCATACTCGAAACCACGGCCCCCTGGGTGATGCCAGTTGGGGTCTTTATCCTGGGTGCCTGTATTGGCAGTTTTCTGAATGTGTGCATTGTGCGCATACCGGCAGGCGAGTCACTCTGGTGGCCTCCGTCGCACGCTGCCGATGGGCGGCGCCTGAGCTGGTGGGAGAATGTGCCGATCCTTGCCTGGTTTTATTTGCGCGGGCGGGATCGTGTGACGGGCGAACCTTATAGTTTTCGTTATCCGTTTGTTGAGCTGCTGACAGCGGTATTGTTTGGAGTGTGCTGGTGGATGCACAGTCCGCTTGTTGCGCTGGCAGGCATGATCCTGCTATCCCTCTTGATAGTAGGTTCGTTCATTGACCTGGATCACATGATTTTGCCAGATGGAGTGACGATTGTTGGCATGATTGTGGGGGTGTTGCTCTCCTTCTGGATTCCGGAGATGCATTTGCCGAAGGGGCAGAGTCCCTATTTGAGTGATGGGTTTGCATCTGGCGTGATCTCGATGATTTCGGTTCTGATAGGAGCAGGACTGGTATTCTGGGTGGGGGAACTGGGCGAAGTGGCATTTCGCAAGCCCGCAATGGGATTGGGTGATGTCAAACTGGTTGGCTGCATCGGTGCTTTTTGTGGATGGCAGGGAGCCGTGTTTTCGCTCTTTGGTGGAGCGGTGATTGGCTGTGTGATCCTGTTGCCGTTGTTGCTGCTGATGAGACGCAGTCAGGGCAAGCCTGGGCTTCGACAAAACGAAGATTTGCAAAAGGAAACTGCAGGCGGAAATTCAGGGGAAACAACGGATGCGACTCTCGCGCAAGGATTAGGCATGGAGGTCCCATTTGGGCCGATGCTTGCTCTGGGTGGAGCAGTGTATTTTCTCGGCGCGGATGCCTGGGTGGATCCCTATTTTGCGATGTTGGCGGAAATGGTGTTTGGAAGGTAA
- the cmoB gene encoding tRNA 5-methoxyuridine(34)/uridine 5-oxyacetic acid(34) synthase CmoB has product MDWSVKKIIEFSSGLFDFEPLYERVAGDRWKNWADQLREDIPNALEVSRNGHLPLWLDTFQNLPRIEPDEVHLDQAVIKVRSHTPIPESTTRQIDELLMRMIPWRKGPFRIHDVLIDTEWQCNQKWDRLKAAIAPLDNRRILDVGCGNGYYALRMLGDGARFVIGVDPYLRYIMQYRMLCHFLGSVTQPVQLAPVPFESMPVNLEMFDTVFSMGVLYHQRSPFDHLQRLFEALRSGGELVLESIVIDGNEHTVLVPQDRYAKMRNVWFIPSAQAIEIWMKKIGFKNVRTVHQSITSIREQRSTRWMPYESLVNFLDPNDLEKTFEGYPAPKRAIILAEKP; this is encoded by the coding sequence ATGGACTGGAGTGTCAAAAAGATCATCGAGTTTTCAAGCGGCCTGTTTGATTTCGAACCCCTCTACGAAAGAGTGGCGGGGGATCGATGGAAAAACTGGGCTGACCAACTTCGGGAAGACATCCCGAACGCGCTGGAGGTCTCCCGCAACGGACACCTACCCCTGTGGCTCGATACGTTTCAGAATTTGCCCCGGATTGAGCCTGACGAAGTTCACCTGGACCAGGCGGTTATCAAGGTACGCTCCCATACACCCATACCCGAATCCACAACCCGTCAAATCGATGAACTGCTCATGCGCATGATTCCATGGCGCAAGGGTCCCTTTCGCATCCACGATGTCCTGATCGACACCGAATGGCAGTGCAACCAGAAGTGGGATCGCCTCAAAGCAGCAATCGCCCCTCTCGACAATCGACGCATCCTGGATGTGGGCTGTGGTAATGGTTACTACGCCCTGCGCATGCTCGGAGACGGTGCGCGTTTTGTGATCGGAGTTGATCCCTACCTGCGCTATATCATGCAGTACCGAATGCTGTGTCACTTCCTCGGAAGTGTTACGCAACCTGTGCAACTCGCCCCCGTACCCTTCGAGTCCATGCCCGTAAATCTGGAAATGTTTGATACGGTCTTCAGCATGGGGGTGCTCTACCATCAACGCTCGCCATTTGATCACCTGCAACGGCTGTTCGAAGCTCTTCGCAGCGGAGGTGAGCTGGTGCTCGAGTCCATCGTGATCGATGGCAATGAACACACGGTGCTCGTGCCACAGGATCGCTATGCCAAAATGCGGAATGTCTGGTTCATTCCATCCGCACAGGCCATCGAAATATGGATGAAAAAGATCGGATTCAAAAATGTGCGCACCGTTCACCAGAGCATCACCAGTATTCGTGAACAGCGCAGTACGCGTTGGATGCCCTATGAATCCCTCGTGAATTTTCTCGACCCGAACGATTTGGAGAAAACCTTTGAGGGATACCCGGCTCCCAAACGTGCGATCATTCTTGCAGAAAAACCCTGA
- a CDS encoding SRPBCC domain-containing protein, which yields MRSIELISIVESSLSDVWTAWTTEEGLNGFFAEKNRVELAIGGAYELEVHSWSPELIRSRPTGVLAYVPERMLAFEWNQFPQGLSLDGGSTWVVVEFKEMDDELCEVSLTHLGWNEGADWETCYQYFLSFWPKVLQRFERYMCVGEIDWSTISRS from the coding sequence ATGAGAAGCATTGAACTGATCAGCATTGTTGAATCCAGCCTTAGTGATGTTTGGACGGCCTGGACGACGGAAGAAGGCCTGAATGGATTTTTTGCGGAGAAAAATCGGGTGGAATTGGCAATTGGAGGTGCGTATGAGCTGGAAGTTCATTCCTGGTCGCCAGAATTGATTCGTTCCCGTCCGACGGGAGTTCTTGCATATGTGCCGGAGCGCATGCTCGCATTCGAGTGGAACCAATTTCCTCAAGGACTGTCACTCGACGGGGGAAGCACCTGGGTGGTTGTGGAGTTCAAGGAAATGGATGATGAACTCTGCGAAGTGTCGCTGACCCACCTTGGTTGGAACGAAGGTGCAGATTGGGAGACCTGTTATCAGTATTTTCTTTCCTTCTGGCCCAAGGTATTACAGCGCTTTGAGCGCTACATGTGTGTTGGGGAGATTGATTGGAGCACGATTTCCCGCTCCTGA